The genomic segment TCTCCATGTATTTTGTGCACTCCTTCATCAACGAGCCGTCGTAATCAAGGATGGACGCCCCACCCTCCACACCGGGCATGTACCTGCACCTTTTCAGGAATTCATGCCAGCTCAACCCCTTAAGCACATCCTCCGGACGGGAGGATATATCAAGCTTGAGGGAATCGGAATAGCTGCGGAAAACCTCTCCTGCCTGATACTTGAGCTGTGCATGACTCCCCAGCCAATACTCCGGCTTCCATGCACGGTATCCGATATCGATGTCCCTTTTGATGTCCTTTTTATGTGCCTTATCCTTTAGCTCGGGATCCACGTACCCGGTAAGCACCTGATGGTAAGCTTCTATGGGTAGATGCATATCCCTGTATATCCCCATGGCCGTTTCCGGCTTAGCGAGGGTAAACACTTTAGTAGTGCCTGTATTCTTCATGAAGCGGCAGAGCTGTTTTGCCCTGAAATACTCATCCTGAGGCATGATCCCCTTAACCGCATCGTAATCCCTGAACACCGAGCACCGCTCCATTAGCCTGTGGAAACGGTCGCTGTTCCAGCGTGTTGCGAGGAGGGTGTTGTGGAAAAGGATAAGATCGATTCCCGCATCCCTCAGATATTCCGGTGCAGGCATATCCTCAATATTTAGGTAGAAGGCGTTGTGCTCTGAATACTCCCTGAAAGCATAAAGATGACGATAAACGGCCGTGCGCTCCAGATAGCGAGTATAGGCGTAAACTATCAGTACATTATACTTCATCGTCGTTACCGAAGGGGTTCTTTGCGCCCATATTGAATATCCAGTCTATGATGCTCAATCCCTTAAGGAAGCCTTCCCCCCTTTGCTCGTAAACGGGATGAACGAAATTCTGCCGTATCAGCTCCACGCCGAGCTTTTCGTAAATATCGCTATCGAGATACTCCTCCGCACCGTCACCGCTCATGTAAACCGAGCATCCGGAGGCTAGGGTAAGCCGGGCAAGCTTTTCATTGGATTCCCCCGACACATCGAGCTTTGATGATATGAGGATACCGGAGGTATCTATACCGAGAAATGTGCAGATCTCTTTAATGACATAAGTATTATACAGAGCAAGATTATTTTCCGGATAATCGAGGAGTGCGAATACGAAATCCCTGTGCTCCTTGTAGTACGAAGCCTTTGCGTAGGCGGAGCTTATCTTCCCCCTGAGGCTTTCACGCCAGCTGGTATCCTTAAAATATGTCTCGTTTATATCTTTGACTCCGTCACGCTCAACGGGCGCCGTGAGCCAGTTTTTGTCATTATTCAGCCGTAAATAAACCCGATTAGACCAGCACCCTCTGGAGGTTCTGGGAAACTGGGCATCATCGAAGATAACGAACCTGTCCGCCCGGCTTATCTTCTCGAAATATCCAAGCCACGGAAAGAAGTTCGGCTGATGAACGGCGCAAACCTCAGCGGACATTCTCCCTCCCGCACTCATACAGGAATGAGTCGTACCACTCCATACACTTTATCCTCCGTAGCTCGGCACATCTCACTATCCGCTCCCTCGGCATCATCGGCTTATCCTGCCACCAGACGGGGTGTGTAAGCACCTGTATGCTTCCGGACTCCTCATACAGGAAATCGGCAAGCCTCCTGTGCCGCCAATAACCGTTGCTGTCGGAGCAATACGCACACGATTTACGAAATATTTCGGAGTAGGCATTCACCATACCTTCGATAACATGCTCCGTATGGTTATCGATGCTTGTTTTATCGGGGTTGTGGAGTGAGAACGCCTCAACCTTTCTACCGGCAATCACTTCCAGAATCCCTTTTTCCAGCGCAAGCCCCCTTCCGGCGGCGGGATCAAAATGAAGCCCTATATCATGCCCCATACCTGCTATGCTCCTGATAAGCTCCGCAGTGGGATCCTCAAGGATGCTGTAGAACAATGAGCCTGTCTGGAAGAAGAATGTAGAACGCACACCCGCATCCCTCTCTATCTCAGCAATTCTGAGGGCACGTTCGGGTGAATAGTCCACGTCATGACGCCAGAACGCCTTGTTGTCCGAGGGCTCCTCACGGTAGAAGGCGAAACGGAACCTGTGCTTTGCTTTATACAGGAGCTCCTTATAGTGAACTTCGGTAAAATCTTCAATGTGGTAGTTTTTTTCCATATCCATTAAATCGTTCAATCCCCCCGCTTGATTAGCCTAAGATTAGCCCCTGCAAAAATTATATAAAGAAAAATATAAAAAAAGTCATTGTAACGGCGATCACTTCCGATACTATTATAGACGAATCTTTATTTAAGGAGTCATCGATGGATATCAGAGGAAAGAAGGCACTGGTTATCGGCGGGGCAGGTTTTATAGGTTCCCATGTTGTGGAGGAGCTTCTAAAGCATGATGTAGCCGAAGTCATTATATACGACAACTTTACAAGGGGCTCAGAGGACAACATAGCCACAGCCCTGAACGACCCCCGTGTGAGGGTTTTCCATCTGGGTGGTGATATATTACACTCGGATATACTTGAGGAGGCGATCAAGGATGCGGATCTCGTTTTCCACCTGGCCGCCCTCTGGCTTCTGCACTGCTACGACTACCCCCGAAGCGCCTTCCATGTGAACGTGGAGGGGACCTTCAATGTACTTGAGCTCTGCGTTAAGCACAACGTTGAGAAGCTTATATATTCCTCCTCCGCATCGGTTTACGGCGATGCCATCAAATCCCCCATGAAGGAGGACCACCCCTTTAACAACAACAACTTCTACGGCGCAACAAAGATAGCCTGCGAGCAGTTCTGCAGGGCGTTCCATCACCGCTACGGCCTCGACTATGTCGGGCTCCGCTATATGAACGTGTACGGCGCAAGGCAGGACTACAAGGGTGCATACATCGCCGTTATCATGAAGATACTCGACCGTCTGCAGGAGGGTATGCCCCCCGTTGTCCACGGGGACGGTAAGCAGTCCTATGATTTCATATACGTCTCCGATGTGGCAAAGGCAAACGTCTGCGCCGCAATCTCCGACGCCACGGACGATTTCTACAACGTGGGCAGAGGGGTCAAAACAACCATAAAGGAACTGGCCGAAACCATATTAAAGATAACCGACTCAAAGCACGAGATAGAGTACCAGCCTGCGGACAGGGTCTTTGTGACCAGCAGAGTAGGCTCCACCCGAAAGGCGGAAAAGGAGCTGAACTTCACCGCTGATATAGATCTGGAAGAGGGGCTCAGAAGGGTTGTCCAGTGGCGACTTGAAAGAGACGGACGCGGGTTCGAATAATGAAGATACCGATAACAAAGCCGTATTTCGACAACTGTGAGAAGAAGGGAGTTCTGGAACCTATTGAGTCTGGCTGGCTTGTACAGGGTCCGAAGGTGGAGGAGTTCGAAAACCTCTTCCGTGAATTCACAGGCTCAAAATATGCTGTAGCCACAACAAGCTGTACTACCGCTCTGCACCTCTCCCTCGAGGCGATGGGTGTCGGTCCGGGGGACCGTGTACTAGTCCCCGCATTTACCTATGCCGCCTCCGCCAACGCCGTACTACAGTGCGGTGCAGAGCCTGTATTCTGCGATATAGATGTGTATTCATTCAATATGACTGTGGCGTCACTTAAGAAGGCTCTACAGCTTTATATGAAGCCCGCAGCTGTTATGCCGGTGAATATGTTCGGCCTCTGCGCTCCACTGCCGGAGATTGCCGAGATCTGCGCAAAGGAGCGCATAAAGGTTGTGGAGGATTCCGCCTGCGGCTTCGGCGCATTCATAGGTGATAAGCATTCAGGCACCTTCGGCGATGCTGGCTGCTTCTCCTTCCACCCACGCAAAGCGATAACCACCGGCGAAGGGGGGATGCTGGTCACGGAAGATCCCGATATTGCCGCCAAGGCTGCCTCCATGCGCAACCACGGAACCGCCGGCTCGGACCTCCAAAGACACATGGAGGGTATAAGCACCCTGCCAGAATTCTCGGAGAAAGGGTTCAACTACCGTATGACCGATATTCAGGCCTCCATCGGAATCTGTCAGATGAAAAAGGCTCAATACATTCTGGGGGAACGGACGAGGATTGCTGATATATACAGAGCAGAGCTTAAGGGTACTGCGCTCAGCTCCGCCTCTATTCCAGACGGTTACACCCACGGCTGGCAGTCCTGCGTATTTCTATACACCGAAGGGGAGGAGCCATACTCCCTCGAGCTGGAGGATGTGGACAGGCTGAACGGAAGGCGCAACCTTCTCATGCGATCATTGCAGGAGAAGGGTATCTCCACAAGGCAGGGGAGCCATGCAGTTCATAACCTCAACTTCTACAAAGAGCATTACAGGTTCAAAAGGGAGCATTTCCCCGGTGCGGATATGGCGGAGAAGCTCAGTATCGCCCTTCCACTGTATGCGGGAATGACGGACAGGGCGATCGAGTACGTAATAAACAGCGTAAAGGAGCTTTGCGGATAATGTGCGGCATAGCCGGAATCTTCACCCCCCGGGGGAGCAAAGGCAGCGGAATAATAAAAAGGATGACAGACAGCATCGCCCACAGGGGGCCTGACGATGCGGGCTACCTCGTGGCAGGTTCAGAGGGATTAAAGCATTACCTCGATCCGAATCTACGTGATATGCGTATTGATGCGGACCTCCTCCCCGAGGAGACAAAGCCGTGGAATCTTGCCATCGGTCACCGCAGGCTTAGGATTATCGATCTCTCCCCCAACGCTCACCAACCGATGAATGAGGGGAACGGAAGATACTGGATAGCCTACAACGGTGAGACATACAACTACCGTGAATTGAGGAACGAGCTTGAGGCCATGGGTGAGAGCTTCTTCAGCACATCGGATACCGAGGTTGTCCTGAAAGGGTATATCCGGTGGGGTGCAGAGGTTCTCAACAAGCTCAACGGCATGTTTGCCTTCGTTGTATACGACAGCTCCGAGGGCTCCCTCTTCATAGCAAGAGACCGGTACGGTATAAAACCCCTGTACTACACAGATACGGGCTCCACCTTCCTCTTCGCCAGCGAGATCAAGGCGCTCCTTGAACATCCGGAATGCAAAGCAGAGATCGATCCCGCCGGTCTGAATGAGTATTTCACCTTTCAAAACAACCTGGACGGCCGCTCCATCTTCTCAGGCATAACCCTAATGGAGCCTGGAACATACATAACCATTAACCGTGATGGTGTCCGCAAAAGCACAAAATACTGGGACTATTCCTTCAGCGAGCCGGATGACTCCATGAGCTTTGAAGAGGCGAGGGACAAAACACGCGAGCTTATGGAGAAGGCTGTTCAAAGACAGATCGTCGCCGATGTTCCCGTAGGGAGCTATCTCAGCGGTGGAATGGACAGCGGTTCCATAACAGCTCTGGCAAGCCGCCATATTGACCGTATAACCACCTTCACCGCAGGGTTTGAACTATCCAGAGTAACCGGGGTAGAGGCCACATTTGATGAGAGGAGGGATGCGGAGGTTATCGCAAACACCTTTCTTACAGAACATTACGAGCAGGTCATAAACGCAGGGGATATGCCCTGGGTCATGCCCCGCCTTGTGCGCCACCTTGAGGATATCCGCCTCGGCATGAGCTATCCGAACTACTACATAAGCCGCCTTGCATCCAAGTTCGTAAAGGTCTGCCTCTCCGGCGCAGGGGGGGATGAACTCTTCGGCGGGTACCCGTGGCGCTACTACAGGGTGTGCAACTCTGTAAACAAGGAGGAGTTCTTCAAAAACTACTACAACTTCTGGCAGAGGCTCGTACCCGACAACGAGAAGAAGGACTTCTTCCGCCCGGAACTGTATTCAAGGATCGATAGAACGGACTGCTACCCTCTGTTCAGAGAGGTCTTCGGCAAAAACGGGAACGCAGAGTACATCACGCCAGAGGATCACGTGGCAAACTCCCTCTACTTCGAGGTGAAAACCTTCCTCCACGGCCTCCTAATTCTTGGCGACAAACTGAGCATGGCAAACTCTCTGGAGGAACGCTTCCCATTCCTCGACAACGAGCTGGTGGATTTCGCCATGAAGATACCCGTACGCTACAAGCTAAAGGATCTAGCAAACGTCCACCGCATTGACGAAAACGAGACCAGACGAAATATGAAGTACATGCGAAAATACAACGACGGCAAGAACGTTCTTCGTGCCGCCATGAAAAGCTTCCTACCCGAAAAGATAGTAAACAGGAACAAACAGGGCTTCTCCGCCCCTGACGAGAGCTGGTACAGGGGTGAGAACTTCGAATACGTAAGGGAAACGCTCCTCAGCAGTAATGCGCATATAGACAGGTACATAGAAAGAGGGTATATAAATCGTATAATAGAAGAACATGCAGGGGGTGAGAACCACCGTCTGCTTATCTGGTCGTTCATCTGCTTCGAGGAATGGTGCAGACAGTTCGGCTTCTAGATTGCGAATACACGGAGGTATTTCAATGAAGGTACTCATAACCGGAGGAGCGGGCTTCATCGGCTCTCATCTGGCGGAAAGGATTCTGGCTCAGGGTGATGAGGTTCTCGTAATAGACAACTTCCTCACAGGGCGGCGTGACAACCTTAAGGAGCACAACAGCCTCGAGCTGAGGGAGTTCAGCATAGCGGAACGTGACAAGGTTTTCAAAGCCTTCGACGATTTCACCCCCGATGTCGTAATCCACGCCGCCGCATCCTACAAGGACCCGGAAAACTGGCTGGAGGATTCCCTCACCAATGTAGCCGGAACCGCAAACATCGTGCAGGCCTCCCAGGCGGCGCAGGTGAAAAAGATAATCTACTTCCAGACAGCCCTCTGCTACGGCCTTAACCCCGAGGAACAGCCAATAACCCTAGACCACCATATAGAAAGCGGAAACAGCAGCTACGCCATCAGCAAAACCGCAGGGGAGCAGTATGTTGCACTCTCCGGGCTTAACCATGTGATATTCCGCCTCGCAAACGCATACGGCCCCCGCAACATGAGCGGCCCCCTGCCTACATTCTTCCACAGGCTATCAACGGGCAAACCCTGCTTCGTTATGGATACCCGCAGGGACTTCATCTTCATCGAAGACCTCGCCGATGTTGTTATGAAATCCGTAAACGGAGAGGGGGGGACGGGGGCATATCATATATCCTCCGGTTCGGACTACTCCATCAAGCAGCTCTTTGACGAGGTTGTAAAAGCTCTCGACATTAAACTTGAGGAGGATGTGGAGGTTCGCCCCAGACACGCAGACGATGCATTCACAATCCTTCTGGACCCTTCAAGGATGCAGAATGATTTCGCATACATAATAAATACCCCCCTAGAAGAGGGTGTACGCAGGGCAGTGGAATACTATAAAGAATACGGTATCTCAGAGACCTACACACACCTTAAGCAGCTGAAGAAGTGATATATGTGCGGAATAATCGGAGGCAATGTCCCACCTGAAAAAATCCTTTCCGGGTCTTCCAGACTTCGCCATAGAGGACCCGATGCCTCCGGCTATATCCAGTTTTCCGATGTAACCCTTGCCCACCGCCGTCTCTCCGTTATAGATCTATCAGAAAAGGCGAACCAGCCTATGACCAAGGACAACTACAGCATCATATTCAACGGCGAGATCTTCAACTTTCAGGAACTTCGCAGAAAGCTTGAGGGGTATGGAGCAGTATTCGAAACCCTCTCCGACACCGAGGTTATCTTAGAGGCATACCGCAAATGGGGGAGCGCATCCCTGAACCTGCTGAACGGGGATTTCGCCTTCTGCATCCTGGACAGGGAGAGAAGAAAGCTGTTCCTCGCCAGAGACCGCCTTGGCAACAAGCCCCTCTACTACACCAAAACCCAGAATGGTGAATTCTTCTTCGCCTCGGAGCTTCAGGCGTTCAGAGGCGTTGTCCCCACCATAATAGACGAACAGAAGGCAGGGAACATAATTGTCTTCTCCATAAACGACAACGATGAAAGAACATTACTCAAAGGTGTTTACAACCTACCCCCAGGTCATTTCATGGAGTACAGCATCGAATCCGGCGCGTTAAGCAGTATGAGCTACTGGGAGCTGGAAGAGGAGATACGGAATGAGGATGAAACCGACCTGCTTGATGAGTTCCACGAGCTGCTGGAGGATGCCGTAAGGCTTAGGCTAATCGCGGATGTTCCTGTGGGGTGCCTGGTTTCCGGCGGGCTTGACAGCTCCGTAATCGCCATGCACATAGCAAACCTCGGCGGGAACATAAAATGCTTCAGCTCGGTGTACGACAATCATCCCGAGATAGACGAAAAAAGATATGTGACAAAGCTGGGGGAGAGTCTCGGGCTTAATATCACCTTTATACACCCCGATGTTTCCGGCAGACAGGATTTCCGGCGTATAGCGGAGATTCAGGGGGATCTCTTCCGAAGCTTTTCCATCTTCGCCCAGTATGAAACCATCCGCAGAGCCTCCGAGGAGGTAACCGTTGTCCTCGGCGGGCAGGGGGCGGATGAGCTTTTCGGAGGGTACTACCACCACTGTGCCAGATTCCTCGCCCGAAGGCCGGAGGAGTTTGAAAACCGGAAAAAGCTCTACGGAGCCACCTATGCGGAGAAGGAGATGGAGCTTGGCAGAAAATTTCTGCTCCCCGATGATCTTAAGCTTGAGGTGTTCCGCAAGGACAATGAACAGCGGCTGAACAAGGTTCAAAGACACCTCAGCTTCGAGCCGGAATGGAACCTCCTGCTTGAAAAATTCGATAGCGACATCCTCCGTGCCCTACGCAGGGAAACGGACAGCCTGAACCTTCCTGCCCTTCTTCGATACGAGGACAGAAACGCCATGGCAAGCTCCGTGGAGAACAGAACCCCGTTCACCGATTACCGGATAGTAGAGTTTGTCCATTCCATCCCCGAACATCTTCGCTTCGGTAACGGACTCAGCAAGCTTTTCCTGAGAAAGTATGCGGCAAGGTTCCTGCCGGAGGAGATAACCTCCAGAACGGATAAGAAGGGATTTGAGGCTCCCCAGAGCCTATGGATGAAAAGGATAGGTTTCGGTGCAGTTACAGAACTGGCCGAATTCCGTCTTGCTCTCCTTGATGAGTTGCGGCGTTTCTACGAAAGAGCCTGAAGTCCGCCTTCCATATATCGGCCAATCTTCTCCGCAAGCTTCGCCGCAGAGCATTCCCCTCTGCTGAAATAATCCCTGTTGTCACGCTTAACACCGAGGTTCCGCTTAACTATATCAAGAGCCTCATCGGCATCATTTGTCCAGCTCATCATTCCGTTCTCTATGAGATAAACATCGTGGAAGAGGAGGAGTGAACGGAGACTGAGCACGGGAATACCGTAGCACGCCGCCTCAAGGTTCATAGTTCCACCTCCGCCGACAAGGAAGTCGATAAACGGATAAAAGCTTTCGATGGGGAGCTTCTCCTCAAGCACAACGGCGTATTCCCCAAAACGCTCCTTGAGGGGCTCTATTTCATATCTCGGCAGGATGACGATGTTTGCATCCACCTCATCCGCTATGCGGGGGATAAGCTCATACAGAACGCTCAGTTTTTCATGTACATAATGCGCCTTGAACTCCTCCTCCCGTATCATTATGGTGGGCTTTGAGATGTCCAGTCCGTAGCGCCTGCGGAAGTCGTTCTCCTCATTCTTTTCCAGGGAATTCATCCAAAGGCACACATCTATGAAGTCGTGGGTTATAACCCTGGCCGGATCCACACCCATCCTTGAGAAAACATCACGGGGGATAACAAAGGGGTGGAACAGCAGGGAGGAGAGCATGACGGTGAGCTTTGTCACGATGGTTATGTCCTCGTAGCGGAACTCGCTCCCACGTATGGGGGTATCGCAGAAATTGATGACCTCCATTCCAAGCCCGAACCCCGTCTGGATGCTGTCCACGACGCTTCCGCACAAAACCGCATCGGGCATGCCTGTTTTATCGAAGAGTTCGAGGAATTCGAGCTGACGGCTGGTCCTAGCCCGGAACTTACCCGCCACCGTTTCACCGCCGTAGTTTCCTGTGAGATGATAATCCAAACCCCGCATATCGAGCACCGACTTTGCCTCGGTATAGTTCTCCGAGTATCTGGTGGTTACCAGAGTATCAAGCCCCGCATCGTGCAGATGGGGCATAAGGTAGCTGAAAAAGAGTGCGTATTTCGGCGTTGCGGCATCGATCCAGATGAATTTGCTCATTTCCTTCCCAGTCTCGAATGGGTGAAGTGGTTGCCGTTCAGAACAACCTCCTCACCTGTTTCCATCGATTCATACAAAGCGTTTATAAAGCGTAAAGACTTAAGTCCTTCATGGCCGTCAATTACCGGCTCCTTCCCCTCATTTATACATCTAACGACATCCTCAAGGTATCGCTTATGGCCAAAGCCGTATACGTTGGGGGGATTCTCACTATAGTTCATAAGCACCTCTGCGTCCCCTTCGGAGGGCTCGGTAAACTGCCATAGGCGCATACTGTTAACTGCGAAACCACCTATCTCCACAAGGCCTGTTTCGCCAAGGATGGAGATACTCCCCTCCTGATCCTTGGGCCTTGCCGCCGTGGTAACCTCCACCACGCCGAAGGAGCCGTCCTCGAACTCCACCGTGGCAACGGCTGTGTCCTCGGTCTCGGTGTCCACCAGAAAGGCCTTCCCCCTGGCGGAAACCTTAACCACATCGCCCATCATCCACTCGAGCAGATCCAGATGATGACTGGACTGGTTGGCAAGAACTCCGCCGTCCAGCGCCCATGTACCACGCCATTCAGCCATGTCGTAATACTCCTGGGTTCTGCACCAGCGCACACGCACGGTGCCGAGCACCTTCCGCCCGAAGCGTCCAGCCTCCACAGCCTCCCGAAGCTTCATTACGGGGAGGTTGTAGCGGTTCTGCTTAACCACAAAAAGGCGGTGACCATTTCTCTCCGCCGCATCTATCATAACCTCGGCATCCTCCACTGTGAGGGCCATAGGTTTTTCTACTATAATATCTTTTCCATAACCGGTGAGCTCCATAAAGTGTTCTGCATGGAGGCCGGACGGGGTGAGTATGCAGAAGACATCCGGCTCCTCCTTCTCCGCCATCTCATGCATATCCGCATAGGCGGGCAGACCGTAGCGTTCTGCAACTTCATTCCTGCGTTCTTCGACAGTATCGCACACTGCGCAGAGCTGTGCCCCTTTTACATCTCCGGTCAAAAGAGATGCGTACCGCTGGGCTATCCTGCCGCACCCAACTACTGCAAATCTGAGTAATGACATCCTACCCTCCAAAACTCTTTATACAATCAGCTACGTATTCCGCCTCTTCCGCTGTAAGGTGCTCACCCATGGGGAGTGAAAGGAGCTCCTTATCCGTTCTGCATGCGAAGAAATCTTCACACCCGTCCGCCTTAAAGGCGGGCTGTTTAGGCAGAGCCACGGGGTAGTGTATGCCGGTCTGGATCCCCTTCTCTGTGAGGTATTCACGAAGTACATCACGCCTTTCGTGGCGGATAACAAACAGGTGCCACACATGGCGAACACCTTCACGCACAACGGGGAGGACAGCATCCGTTCCTTTGAGCTTGTCCAGATATATCCCTGCAATACGGTTTCTCGCACCGATCCATTCATCCAGATACTTCAGCTTAACGGAGAGCACCCCCGCTTGCAGACCGTCCAGGCGGCTGTTGCGCCCCTGAAAGTCATGATAAAACTTGCTGGTGCGGCCGTGATCTATGTATTGCCGTATCCTTGAGGCCATATCCTCATCCTTAGTCACCACAGCTCCACCGTCTCCGTAGGCTCCGAGATTTTTCCCCGGATAGAAGCTGAACGCTCCCGCATCACCCATAGAGCCGGTTCTTTCTCCGTTATACTCCGCACCATGGCTCTGGGCGGAATCCTCCAGAACCTTAAGGCCATGCTTGCAGGCGATCTCCATGATCTTGTCCATCCATGCGGGCTGGCCGTAGAGGTGGACGGGGATGACGCAGGATGTGTTCGGGGTTATAACCGATTCCAGGCTTTCCGGGGAGATGGTGTAGTCCTCCAGACAGTCGCAGAACACAACCTTGAGCCCGTTGCGGACCACAGCCTCGGCCGTTGCAATGAAAGTATTCGCAGGGATAACAACCTCACTCCCCTCGGGGAGGTTCATGCCCCAAAGGGCGGCCTCAAGGGCGTCGGTTCCGTTTCCGGTTCCCACACAGGCCTTCGTCATTGTATATTCGGCAAAGGCGGCCTCAAACTCCGCAGGGTATGCTCCCCCCACAAAGGCCCCCTTATCTATTATTTCATGGAGCTTCTGATCCATCTCGTGCTTCATCTTCCGGTACTGCCCCGGAAGGTCCAAAAACTTTACTTGCCGCATCTTGATATAACCTCCAGAGCGTTCATAACGTTGATAATCGAGCCCTTGCCATGCTCCGGCTCCTCACCGGTTTCAACACATCTGATGAAGGAGTTTATGGCGTTCTCAAGGGGCTGGGATACAGGGATATCGATAACCCGTTCCTCACCGTAGCGGTACTGAACAAGGTGCTTATGCAGGGCGTTTGCGTCCAGATCCTCCTCCATGATAACACCACGGTCGTATACCTTGAGCTTGTCGGGGGCTGTATCATCATAGACCGCCATCATGTCCTCGCCGCCGATGATCATCTCTCGCACCTTTACTGGGCTGAGCCAGGATACGGCTATGTTAATGATGGGGCCGTCCTGAATGTCGAAGTTTATATTTGCAAGGGCATCGTTGGGGAAATCCCTGTATTTGCGCCTTGTCACTGTTACGTTACGGATATCGAGGCCGAAGAGGTAGTCGATGATCGAGAGATCATGCACCGCAAGATCCCATACAACGTCAACACTGTGCTGAAATAACCCGAGGTTGATCCGCCTGCTGTTCACGTATACCACATCCCCGAACTTACCCTCATCGAGGAGGTTCTTAAGCTTCTTGACGGGGTCGGAATAGAGGAATACATGATCCACAAATGAGATCAGTCCTCTGTCCTGCGCCTTAACGATTATCTCGTAGGCGTGGCGTATATCTGTGGTGAAGGGTTTTTCCACGAAGATATGTTTGCCGTGCTCAAGGCACTCCATGGCAATCCTGTGGTGTGTCTGGGGGGGAGTGGCTATGAAAACCGCCTCGCAGTCGGATTTAAGAACATCGTCCAGCGTCTTATCCGGATCGGTTCCGTAATCCTCCTGTCCAGCCTTTGCCCTTTCAGGCGTTGTGTCGATGATATACTCGGGGGATGAACCCACAGAGTCGAGCGTTCTGGCAACGTTGCGCCCCCAGTAGCCGTATCCTATCAATGCCGTTTTCATTTCACTGCTCCCCTTGAAACCGCCCTCTGGCCATACACAAGCTCATCATCCGCCATATCCTTTGCAACAAGGCTTCCGGCTCCAGCCATCGCTCTCTCGCCGATGGTTACACCGCAGAGAACAACACTCCCTGCGCCGATGCTTGCATAGTCCTTTACAACGG from the Limisalsivibrio acetivorans genome contains:
- a CDS encoding Gfo/Idh/MocA family protein → MSLLRFAVVGCGRIAQRYASLLTGDVKGAQLCAVCDTVEERRNEVAERYGLPAYADMHEMAEKEEPDVFCILTPSGLHAEHFMELTGYGKDIIVEKPMALTVEDAEVMIDAAERNGHRLFVVKQNRYNLPVMKLREAVEAGRFGRKVLGTVRVRWCRTQEYYDMAEWRGTWALDGGVLANQSSHHLDLLEWMMGDVVKVSARGKAFLVDTETEDTAVATVEFEDGSFGVVEVTTAARPKDQEGSISILGETGLVEIGGFAVNSMRLWQFTEPSEGDAEVLMNYSENPPNVYGFGHKRYLEDVVRCINEGKEPVIDGHEGLKSLRFINALYESMETGEEVVLNGNHFTHSRLGRK
- the asnB gene encoding asparagine synthase (glutamine-hydrolyzing), encoding MCGIIGGNVPPEKILSGSSRLRHRGPDASGYIQFSDVTLAHRRLSVIDLSEKANQPMTKDNYSIIFNGEIFNFQELRRKLEGYGAVFETLSDTEVILEAYRKWGSASLNLLNGDFAFCILDRERRKLFLARDRLGNKPLYYTKTQNGEFFFASELQAFRGVVPTIIDEQKAGNIIVFSINDNDERTLLKGVYNLPPGHFMEYSIESGALSSMSYWELEEEIRNEDETDLLDEFHELLEDAVRLRLIADVPVGCLVSGGLDSSVIAMHIANLGGNIKCFSSVYDNHPEIDEKRYVTKLGESLGLNITFIHPDVSGRQDFRRIAEIQGDLFRSFSIFAQYETIRRASEEVTVVLGGQGADELFGGYYHHCARFLARRPEEFENRKKLYGATYAEKEMELGRKFLLPDDLKLEVFRKDNEQRLNKVQRHLSFEPEWNLLLEKFDSDILRALRRETDSLNLPALLRYEDRNAMASSVENRTPFTDYRIVEFVHSIPEHLRFGNGLSKLFLRKYAARFLPEEITSRTDKKGFEAPQSLWMKRIGFGAVTELAEFRLALLDELRRFYERA
- a CDS encoding DegT/DnrJ/EryC1/StrS family aminotransferase, giving the protein MRQVKFLDLPGQYRKMKHEMDQKLHEIIDKGAFVGGAYPAEFEAAFAEYTMTKACVGTGNGTDALEAALWGMNLPEGSEVVIPANTFIATAEAVVRNGLKVVFCDCLEDYTISPESLESVITPNTSCVIPVHLYGQPAWMDKIMEIACKHGLKVLEDSAQSHGAEYNGERTGSMGDAGAFSFYPGKNLGAYGDGGAVVTKDEDMASRIRQYIDHGRTSKFYHDFQGRNSRLDGLQAGVLSVKLKYLDEWIGARNRIAGIYLDKLKGTDAVLPVVREGVRHVWHLFVIRHERRDVLREYLTEKGIQTGIHYPVALPKQPAFKADGCEDFFACRTDKELLSLPMGEHLTAEEAEYVADCIKSFGG
- a CDS encoding Gfo/Idh/MocA family protein — encoded protein: MKTALIGYGYWGRNVARTLDSVGSSPEYIIDTTPERAKAGQEDYGTDPDKTLDDVLKSDCEAVFIATPPQTHHRIAMECLEHGKHIFVEKPFTTDIRHAYEIIVKAQDRGLISFVDHVFLYSDPVKKLKNLLDEGKFGDVVYVNSRRINLGLFQHSVDVVWDLAVHDLSIIDYLFGLDIRNVTVTRRKYRDFPNDALANINFDIQDGPIINIAVSWLSPVKVREMIIGGEDMMAVYDDTAPDKLKVYDRGVIMEEDLDANALHKHLVQYRYGEERVIDIPVSQPLENAINSFIRCVETGEEPEHGKGSIINVMNALEVISRCGK
- a CDS encoding DUF354 domain-containing protein; translation: MSKFIWIDAATPKYALFFSYLMPHLHDAGLDTLVTTRYSENYTEAKSVLDMRGLDYHLTGNYGGETVAGKFRARTSRQLEFLELFDKTGMPDAVLCGSVVDSIQTGFGLGMEVINFCDTPIRGSEFRYEDITIVTKLTVMLSSLLFHPFVIPRDVFSRMGVDPARVITHDFIDVCLWMNSLEKNEENDFRRRYGLDISKPTIMIREEEFKAHYVHEKLSVLYELIPRIADEVDANIVILPRYEIEPLKERFGEYAVVLEEKLPIESFYPFIDFLVGGGGTMNLEAACYGIPVLSLRSLLLFHDVYLIENGMMSWTNDADEALDIVKRNLGVKRDNRDYFSRGECSAAKLAEKIGRYMEGGLQALS